A section of the Rattus norvegicus strain BN/NHsdMcwi chromosome 15, GRCr8, whole genome shotgun sequence genome encodes:
- the Bmp1 gene encoding bone morphogenetic protein 1 isoform X1 yields MPGVARPPLPLLSLPLLLLLLLPRAGRPLDLADYTYDLGEEDAPELLNYKDPCKAAAFLGDIALDEEDLRAFRVQQAAVLRQQTAQRSSIKAAGNSSALGRQSTSGQPQRGSRGRWRSRPRSRRAATSRPERVWPDGVIPFVIGGNFTGSQRAVFRQAMRHWEKHTCVTFLERTDEDSYIVFTYRPCGCCSYVGRRGGGPQAISIGKNCDKFGIVVHELGHVIGFWHEHTRPDRDRHVSIVRENIQPGQEYNFLKMEVQEVESLGETYDFDSIMHYARNTFSRGIFLDTIVPKYEVNGVKPSIGQRTRLSKGDIAQARKLYKCPACGETLQDSTGNFSSPEYPNGYSAHMHCVWRISVTPGEKIILNFTSMDLYRSRLCWYDYVEVRDGFWRKAPLRGRFCGGKLPEPIVSTDSRLWVEFRSSSNWVGKGFFAVYEAICGGDVKKDNGHIQSPNYPDDYRPSKVCIWRIQVSEGFHVGLTFQSFEIERHDSCAYDYLEVRDGHSESSNLIGRYCGYEKPDDIKSTSSRLWLKFVSDGSINKAGFAVNFFKEVDECSRPNRGGCEQRCLNTLGSYKCSCDPGYELAPDKRRCEAACGGFLTKLNGSITSPGWPKEYPPNKNCIWQLVAPTQYRISLQFDFFETEGNDVCKYDFVEVRSGLTADSKLHGKFCGSEKPEVITSQYNNMRVEFKSDNTVSKKGFKAHFFSDKDECSKDNGGCQQDCVNTFGSYECQCRSGFVLHDNKHDCKEAGCEHKVTSTSGTITSPNWPDKYPSKKECTWAISSTPGHRVKLTFVEMDIESQPECAYDHLEVFDGRDAKAPVLGRFCGSKKPEPVLATGNRMFLRFYSDNSVQRKGFQASHSTVW; encoded by the exons CTGCCTTTCTTGGGGACATTGCCCTGGATGAGGAGGACTTGAGGGCCTTCCGGGTGCAGCAGGCTGCAGTTCTCAGACAACAAACAGCCCAGAGGTCGTCCATCAAAGCTGCAG GGAACTCTTCTGCCCTGGGTAGACAGAGCACGAGTGGGCAGCCGCagaggggaagcagaggcagatggagaagCAGGCCTCGGAGCAGGCGGGCAGCGACATCCAGACCAGAGCGAGTGTGGCCCGATGGGGTCATCCCATTTGTCATCGGAGGGAATTTCACTG GCAGCCAGAGGGCAGTCTTCCGGCAGGCCATGAGACACTGGGAGAAGCATACCTGTGTCACCTTCTTGGAGCGCACAGATGAGGACAGCTATATTGTATTCACCTACCGACCCTGCGG GTGCTGCTCCTACGTGGGTCGCCGAGGTGGGGGCCCCCAGGCCATCTCCATCGGCAAGAACTGTGACAAGTTTGGCATCGTGGTCCATGAGCTGGGCCATGTCATTGGCTTCTGGCACGAGCACACGCGGCCCGACCGGGACCGCCATGTCTCTATTGTACGGGAGAACATACAGCCAG GGcaggagtataacttcttgaagATGGAAGTTCAGGAAGTCGAGTCCTTGGGAGAGACCTATGACTTTGACAGTATCATGCACTATGCCCGGAACACGTTCTCCAG GGGCATCTTCCTGGACACCATTGTTCCCAAGTATGAGGTGAATGGGGTGAAGCCTTCCATTGGCCAAAGGACCCGACTCAGCAAGGGGGACATCGCTCAGGCCCGGAAGCTCTACAAATGCCCAG CCTGTGGTGAGACCCTCCAAGACAGCACTGGCAACTTCTCCTCCCCTGAGTATCCCAATGGCTACTCTGCCCACATGCACTGTGTATGGCGTATCTCTGTCACACCGGGGGAGAAG ATTATTCTGAACTTCACATCTATGGACCTGTACCGTAGCCGCCTGTGCTGGTATGACTATGTGGAGGTGCGGGATGGCTTCTGGAGAAAGGCGCCCCTCCGAG GCCGGTTCTGTGGGGGGAAACTCCCCGAGCCCATTGTCTCCACCGACAGCCGCCTCTGGGTGGAATTCCGAAGCAGCAGCAATTGGGTTGGAAAGGGCTTCTTTGCTGTCTACGAAG CCATTTGCGGTGGTGACGTGAAAAAGGATAACGGTCACATCCAGTCACCCAATTACCCCGACGATTACCGGCCCAGCAAAGTCTGCATCTGGCGGATCCAGGTGTCTGAGGGTTTCCACGTGGGCCTCACGTTCCAGTCCTTTGAG ATCGAGCGTCACGACAGTTGTGCCTACGACTACCTGGAGGTCCGAGATGGGCACAGTGAGAGCAGCAACCTCATTGGGCGATATTGTGGGTATGAGAAGCCTGATGACATCAAAAGCACATCTAGTCGGCTCTGGCTCAAGTTCGTCTCCGATGGGTCCATTAACAAAGCTGGCTTTGCAGTCAACTTTTTCAAAG aGGTAGATGAGTGTTCAAGGCCCAACCGCGGGGGCTGTGAGCAGCGGTGCCTAAACACCCTGGGCAGCTACAAGTGCAGCTGTGACCCCGGCTATGAGCTGGCCCCAGACAAGCGTCGGTGTGAAG CTGCCTGCGGTGGATTCCTCACCAAGCTCAATGGCTCCATCACCAGCCCCGGTTGGCCCAAAGAGTACCCTCCCAACAAAAACTGCATCTGGCAGTTGGTGGCCCCCACCCAGTACCGTATCTCCCTGCAATTTGACTTCTTCGAGACTGAGGGCAATGAT GTGTGCAAGTATGATTTCGTGGAGGTGCGCAGCGGACTCACAGCCGACTCTAAACTACATGGCAAGTTCTGTGGCTCCGAGAAACCAGAGGTCATCACTTCCCAGTACAACAACATGCGTGTGGAGTTCAAGTCTGACAATACTGTGTCCAAAAAGGGCTTCAAGGCCCACTTCTTCTCAG ACAAGGATGAATGTTCCAAGGACAATGGTGGCTGCCAGCAAGACTGCGTGAACACATTTGGCAGCTACGAGTGTCAGTGTCGCAGCGGCTTTGTCCTTCACGACAACAAACATGACTGTAAGGAAG CCGGCTGTGAGCACAAAGTGACATCCACCAGTGGCACCATCACCAGCCCCAACTGGCCTGACAAGTACCCCAGCAAGAAGGAGTGTACGTGGGCTATCTCCAGCACCCCTGGGCACCGGGTGAAGCTG ACTTTTGTGGAGATGGATATTGAGTCTCAGCCTGAATGCGCTTATGACCACCTGGAGGTGTTTGATGGGCGTGATGCCAAGGCGCCAGTCCTTGGCCGATTCTGTGGCAGTAAGAAGCCTGAGCCAGTCCTGGCTACCGGCAACCGCATGTTCTTGCGCTTCTACTCAGACAACTCAGTACAGAGGAAAGGTTTCCAGGCCTCCCACTCCACAG TTTGGTGA
- the Bmp1 gene encoding bone morphogenetic protein 1 isoform X3, with amino-acid sequence MRTAILYSPTDPAGQEYNFLKMEVQEVESLGETYDFDSIMHYARNTFSRGIFLDTIVPKYEVNGVKPSIGQRTRLSKGDIAQARKLYKCPACGETLQDSTGNFSSPEYPNGYSAHMHCVWRISVTPGEKIILNFTSMDLYRSRLCWYDYVEVRDGFWRKAPLRGRFCGGKLPEPIVSTDSRLWVEFRSSSNWVGKGFFAVYEAICGGDVKKDNGHIQSPNYPDDYRPSKVCIWRIQVSEGFHVGLTFQSFEIERHDSCAYDYLEVRDGHSESSNLIGRYCGYEKPDDIKSTSSRLWLKFVSDGSINKAGFAVNFFKEVDECSRPNRGGCEQRCLNTLGSYKCSCDPGYELAPDKRRCEAACGGFLTKLNGSITSPGWPKEYPPNKNCIWQLVAPTQYRISLQFDFFETEGNDVCKYDFVEVRSGLTADSKLHGKFCGSEKPEVITSQYNNMRVEFKSDNTVSKKGFKAHFFSDKDECSKDNGGCQQDCVNTFGSYECQCRSGFVLHDNKHDCKEAGCEHKVTSTSGTITSPNWPDKYPSKKECTWAISSTPGHRVKLTFVEMDIESQPECAYDHLEVFDGRDAKAPVLGRFCGSKKPEPVLATGNRMFLRFYSDNSVQRKGFQASHSTECGGQVRADVKTKDLYSHAQFGDNNYPGGVDCEWVIVAEEGYGVELVFQTFEVEEETDCGYDYMELFDGYDSTAPRLGRYCGSGPPEEVYSAGDSVLVKFHSDDTISKKGFHLRYTSTKFQDTLHSRK; translated from the exons ATGAGGACAGCTATATTGTATTCACCTACCGACCCTGCGG GGcaggagtataacttcttgaagATGGAAGTTCAGGAAGTCGAGTCCTTGGGAGAGACCTATGACTTTGACAGTATCATGCACTATGCCCGGAACACGTTCTCCAG GGGCATCTTCCTGGACACCATTGTTCCCAAGTATGAGGTGAATGGGGTGAAGCCTTCCATTGGCCAAAGGACCCGACTCAGCAAGGGGGACATCGCTCAGGCCCGGAAGCTCTACAAATGCCCAG CCTGTGGTGAGACCCTCCAAGACAGCACTGGCAACTTCTCCTCCCCTGAGTATCCCAATGGCTACTCTGCCCACATGCACTGTGTATGGCGTATCTCTGTCACACCGGGGGAGAAG ATTATTCTGAACTTCACATCTATGGACCTGTACCGTAGCCGCCTGTGCTGGTATGACTATGTGGAGGTGCGGGATGGCTTCTGGAGAAAGGCGCCCCTCCGAG GCCGGTTCTGTGGGGGGAAACTCCCCGAGCCCATTGTCTCCACCGACAGCCGCCTCTGGGTGGAATTCCGAAGCAGCAGCAATTGGGTTGGAAAGGGCTTCTTTGCTGTCTACGAAG CCATTTGCGGTGGTGACGTGAAAAAGGATAACGGTCACATCCAGTCACCCAATTACCCCGACGATTACCGGCCCAGCAAAGTCTGCATCTGGCGGATCCAGGTGTCTGAGGGTTTCCACGTGGGCCTCACGTTCCAGTCCTTTGAG ATCGAGCGTCACGACAGTTGTGCCTACGACTACCTGGAGGTCCGAGATGGGCACAGTGAGAGCAGCAACCTCATTGGGCGATATTGTGGGTATGAGAAGCCTGATGACATCAAAAGCACATCTAGTCGGCTCTGGCTCAAGTTCGTCTCCGATGGGTCCATTAACAAAGCTGGCTTTGCAGTCAACTTTTTCAAAG aGGTAGATGAGTGTTCAAGGCCCAACCGCGGGGGCTGTGAGCAGCGGTGCCTAAACACCCTGGGCAGCTACAAGTGCAGCTGTGACCCCGGCTATGAGCTGGCCCCAGACAAGCGTCGGTGTGAAG CTGCCTGCGGTGGATTCCTCACCAAGCTCAATGGCTCCATCACCAGCCCCGGTTGGCCCAAAGAGTACCCTCCCAACAAAAACTGCATCTGGCAGTTGGTGGCCCCCACCCAGTACCGTATCTCCCTGCAATTTGACTTCTTCGAGACTGAGGGCAATGAT GTGTGCAAGTATGATTTCGTGGAGGTGCGCAGCGGACTCACAGCCGACTCTAAACTACATGGCAAGTTCTGTGGCTCCGAGAAACCAGAGGTCATCACTTCCCAGTACAACAACATGCGTGTGGAGTTCAAGTCTGACAATACTGTGTCCAAAAAGGGCTTCAAGGCCCACTTCTTCTCAG ACAAGGATGAATGTTCCAAGGACAATGGTGGCTGCCAGCAAGACTGCGTGAACACATTTGGCAGCTACGAGTGTCAGTGTCGCAGCGGCTTTGTCCTTCACGACAACAAACATGACTGTAAGGAAG CCGGCTGTGAGCACAAAGTGACATCCACCAGTGGCACCATCACCAGCCCCAACTGGCCTGACAAGTACCCCAGCAAGAAGGAGTGTACGTGGGCTATCTCCAGCACCCCTGGGCACCGGGTGAAGCTG ACTTTTGTGGAGATGGATATTGAGTCTCAGCCTGAATGCGCTTATGACCACCTGGAGGTGTTTGATGGGCGTGATGCCAAGGCGCCAGTCCTTGGCCGATTCTGTGGCAGTAAGAAGCCTGAGCCAGTCCTGGCTACCGGCAACCGCATGTTCTTGCGCTTCTACTCAGACAACTCAGTACAGAGGAAAGGTTTCCAGGCCTCCCACTCCACAG AGTGTGGGGGCCAAGTGCGGGCAGATGTGAAGACCAAAGACCTTTATTCCCATGCCCAGTTTGGTGATAACAACTACCCCGGAGGGGTGGACTGCGAGTGGGTGATTGTGGCAGAGGAAGGCTATGGCGTGGAGTTGGTGTTCCAGACCTTCGAGGTAGAGGAGGAGACCGACTGTGGCTATGACTACATGGAGCTCTTCGACGGCTACGACAGCACAGCTCCTAGACTGGGGCGCTACTGTGGCTCTGGG CCTCCTGAGGAAGTGTACTCGGCCGGAGACTCTGTCCTGGTGAAGTTCCACTCTGATGACACCATCTCCAAGAAAGGCTTTCACCTGCGGTACACAAGcaccaagttccaggacacacTCCACAGCAGGAAGTGA
- the Bmp1 gene encoding bone morphogenetic protein 1 isoform X2, with translation MRTAILYSPTDPAARDHPPELAPPSRCCSYVGRRGGGPQAISIGKNCDKFGIVVHELGHVIGFWHEHTRPDRDRHVSIVRENIQPGQEYNFLKMEVQEVESLGETYDFDSIMHYARNTFSRGIFLDTIVPKYEVNGVKPSIGQRTRLSKGDIAQARKLYKCPACGETLQDSTGNFSSPEYPNGYSAHMHCVWRISVTPGEKIILNFTSMDLYRSRLCWYDYVEVRDGFWRKAPLRGRFCGGKLPEPIVSTDSRLWVEFRSSSNWVGKGFFAVYEAICGGDVKKDNGHIQSPNYPDDYRPSKVCIWRIQVSEGFHVGLTFQSFEIERHDSCAYDYLEVRDGHSESSNLIGRYCGYEKPDDIKSTSSRLWLKFVSDGSINKAGFAVNFFKEVDECSRPNRGGCEQRCLNTLGSYKCSCDPGYELAPDKRRCEAACGGFLTKLNGSITSPGWPKEYPPNKNCIWQLVAPTQYRISLQFDFFETEGNDVCKYDFVEVRSGLTADSKLHGKFCGSEKPEVITSQYNNMRVEFKSDNTVSKKGFKAHFFSDKDECSKDNGGCQQDCVNTFGSYECQCRSGFVLHDNKHDCKEAGCEHKVTSTSGTITSPNWPDKYPSKKECTWAISSTPGHRVKLTFVEMDIESQPECAYDHLEVFDGRDAKAPVLGRFCGSKKPEPVLATGNRMFLRFYSDNSVQRKGFQASHSTECGGQVRADVKTKDLYSHAQFGDNNYPGGVDCEWVIVAEEGYGVELVFQTFEVEEETDCGYDYMELFDGYDSTAPRLGRYCGSGPPEEVYSAGDSVLVKFHSDDTISKKGFHLRYTSTKFQDTLHSRK, from the exons ATGAGGACAGCTATATTGTATTCACCTACCGACCCTGCGG CTCGGGACCACCCCCCTGAGCTGGCCCCGCCCTCCAGGTGCTGCTCCTACGTGGGTCGCCGAGGTGGGGGCCCCCAGGCCATCTCCATCGGCAAGAACTGTGACAAGTTTGGCATCGTGGTCCATGAGCTGGGCCATGTCATTGGCTTCTGGCACGAGCACACGCGGCCCGACCGGGACCGCCATGTCTCTATTGTACGGGAGAACATACAGCCAG GGcaggagtataacttcttgaagATGGAAGTTCAGGAAGTCGAGTCCTTGGGAGAGACCTATGACTTTGACAGTATCATGCACTATGCCCGGAACACGTTCTCCAG GGGCATCTTCCTGGACACCATTGTTCCCAAGTATGAGGTGAATGGGGTGAAGCCTTCCATTGGCCAAAGGACCCGACTCAGCAAGGGGGACATCGCTCAGGCCCGGAAGCTCTACAAATGCCCAG CCTGTGGTGAGACCCTCCAAGACAGCACTGGCAACTTCTCCTCCCCTGAGTATCCCAATGGCTACTCTGCCCACATGCACTGTGTATGGCGTATCTCTGTCACACCGGGGGAGAAG ATTATTCTGAACTTCACATCTATGGACCTGTACCGTAGCCGCCTGTGCTGGTATGACTATGTGGAGGTGCGGGATGGCTTCTGGAGAAAGGCGCCCCTCCGAG GCCGGTTCTGTGGGGGGAAACTCCCCGAGCCCATTGTCTCCACCGACAGCCGCCTCTGGGTGGAATTCCGAAGCAGCAGCAATTGGGTTGGAAAGGGCTTCTTTGCTGTCTACGAAG CCATTTGCGGTGGTGACGTGAAAAAGGATAACGGTCACATCCAGTCACCCAATTACCCCGACGATTACCGGCCCAGCAAAGTCTGCATCTGGCGGATCCAGGTGTCTGAGGGTTTCCACGTGGGCCTCACGTTCCAGTCCTTTGAG ATCGAGCGTCACGACAGTTGTGCCTACGACTACCTGGAGGTCCGAGATGGGCACAGTGAGAGCAGCAACCTCATTGGGCGATATTGTGGGTATGAGAAGCCTGATGACATCAAAAGCACATCTAGTCGGCTCTGGCTCAAGTTCGTCTCCGATGGGTCCATTAACAAAGCTGGCTTTGCAGTCAACTTTTTCAAAG aGGTAGATGAGTGTTCAAGGCCCAACCGCGGGGGCTGTGAGCAGCGGTGCCTAAACACCCTGGGCAGCTACAAGTGCAGCTGTGACCCCGGCTATGAGCTGGCCCCAGACAAGCGTCGGTGTGAAG CTGCCTGCGGTGGATTCCTCACCAAGCTCAATGGCTCCATCACCAGCCCCGGTTGGCCCAAAGAGTACCCTCCCAACAAAAACTGCATCTGGCAGTTGGTGGCCCCCACCCAGTACCGTATCTCCCTGCAATTTGACTTCTTCGAGACTGAGGGCAATGAT GTGTGCAAGTATGATTTCGTGGAGGTGCGCAGCGGACTCACAGCCGACTCTAAACTACATGGCAAGTTCTGTGGCTCCGAGAAACCAGAGGTCATCACTTCCCAGTACAACAACATGCGTGTGGAGTTCAAGTCTGACAATACTGTGTCCAAAAAGGGCTTCAAGGCCCACTTCTTCTCAG ACAAGGATGAATGTTCCAAGGACAATGGTGGCTGCCAGCAAGACTGCGTGAACACATTTGGCAGCTACGAGTGTCAGTGTCGCAGCGGCTTTGTCCTTCACGACAACAAACATGACTGTAAGGAAG CCGGCTGTGAGCACAAAGTGACATCCACCAGTGGCACCATCACCAGCCCCAACTGGCCTGACAAGTACCCCAGCAAGAAGGAGTGTACGTGGGCTATCTCCAGCACCCCTGGGCACCGGGTGAAGCTG ACTTTTGTGGAGATGGATATTGAGTCTCAGCCTGAATGCGCTTATGACCACCTGGAGGTGTTTGATGGGCGTGATGCCAAGGCGCCAGTCCTTGGCCGATTCTGTGGCAGTAAGAAGCCTGAGCCAGTCCTGGCTACCGGCAACCGCATGTTCTTGCGCTTCTACTCAGACAACTCAGTACAGAGGAAAGGTTTCCAGGCCTCCCACTCCACAG AGTGTGGGGGCCAAGTGCGGGCAGATGTGAAGACCAAAGACCTTTATTCCCATGCCCAGTTTGGTGATAACAACTACCCCGGAGGGGTGGACTGCGAGTGGGTGATTGTGGCAGAGGAAGGCTATGGCGTGGAGTTGGTGTTCCAGACCTTCGAGGTAGAGGAGGAGACCGACTGTGGCTATGACTACATGGAGCTCTTCGACGGCTACGACAGCACAGCTCCTAGACTGGGGCGCTACTGTGGCTCTGGG CCTCCTGAGGAAGTGTACTCGGCCGGAGACTCTGTCCTGGTGAAGTTCCACTCTGATGACACCATCTCCAAGAAAGGCTTTCACCTGCGGTACACAAGcaccaagttccaggacacacTCCACAGCAGGAAGTGA
- the Bmp1 gene encoding bone morphogenetic protein 1 precursor has protein sequence MPGVARPPLPLLSLPLLLLLLLPRAGRPLDLADYTYDLGEEDAPELLNYKDPCKAAAFLGDIALDEEDLRAFRVQQAAVLRQQTAQRSSIKAAGNSSALGRQSTSGQPQRGSRGRWRSRPRSRRAATSRPERVWPDGVIPFVIGGNFTGSQRAVFRQAMRHWEKHTCVTFLERTDEDSYIVFTYRPCGCCSYVGRRGGGPQAISIGKNCDKFGIVVHELGHVIGFWHEHTRPDRDRHVSIVRENIQPGQEYNFLKMEVQEVESLGETYDFDSIMHYARNTFSRGIFLDTIVPKYEVNGVKPSIGQRTRLSKGDIAQARKLYKCPACGETLQDSTGNFSSPEYPNGYSAHMHCVWRISVTPGEKIILNFTSMDLYRSRLCWYDYVEVRDGFWRKAPLRGRFCGGKLPEPIVSTDSRLWVEFRSSSNWVGKGFFAVYEAICGGDVKKDNGHIQSPNYPDDYRPSKVCIWRIQVSEGFHVGLTFQSFEIERHDSCAYDYLEVRDGHSESSNLIGRYCGYEKPDDIKSTSSRLWLKFVSDGSINKAGFAVNFFKEVDECSRPNRGGCEQRCLNTLGSYKCSCDPGYELAPDKRRCEAACGGFLTKLNGSITSPGWPKEYPPNKNCIWQLVAPTQYRISLQFDFFETEGNDVCKYDFVEVRSGLTADSKLHGKFCGSEKPEVITSQYNNMRVEFKSDNTVSKKGFKAHFFSDKDECSKDNGGCQQDCVNTFGSYECQCRSGFVLHDNKHDCKEAGCEHKVTSTSGTITSPNWPDKYPSKKECTWAISSTPGHRVKLTFVEMDIESQPECAYDHLEVFDGRDAKAPVLGRFCGSKKPEPVLATGNRMFLRFYSDNSVQRKGFQASHSTECGGQVRADVKTKDLYSHAQFGDNNYPGGVDCEWVIVAEEGYGVELVFQTFEVEEETDCGYDYMELFDGYDSTAPRLGRYCGSGPPEEVYSAGDSVLVKFHSDDTISKKGFHLRYTSTKFQDTLHSRK, from the exons CTGCCTTTCTTGGGGACATTGCCCTGGATGAGGAGGACTTGAGGGCCTTCCGGGTGCAGCAGGCTGCAGTTCTCAGACAACAAACAGCCCAGAGGTCGTCCATCAAAGCTGCAG GGAACTCTTCTGCCCTGGGTAGACAGAGCACGAGTGGGCAGCCGCagaggggaagcagaggcagatggagaagCAGGCCTCGGAGCAGGCGGGCAGCGACATCCAGACCAGAGCGAGTGTGGCCCGATGGGGTCATCCCATTTGTCATCGGAGGGAATTTCACTG GCAGCCAGAGGGCAGTCTTCCGGCAGGCCATGAGACACTGGGAGAAGCATACCTGTGTCACCTTCTTGGAGCGCACAGATGAGGACAGCTATATTGTATTCACCTACCGACCCTGCGG GTGCTGCTCCTACGTGGGTCGCCGAGGTGGGGGCCCCCAGGCCATCTCCATCGGCAAGAACTGTGACAAGTTTGGCATCGTGGTCCATGAGCTGGGCCATGTCATTGGCTTCTGGCACGAGCACACGCGGCCCGACCGGGACCGCCATGTCTCTATTGTACGGGAGAACATACAGCCAG GGcaggagtataacttcttgaagATGGAAGTTCAGGAAGTCGAGTCCTTGGGAGAGACCTATGACTTTGACAGTATCATGCACTATGCCCGGAACACGTTCTCCAG GGGCATCTTCCTGGACACCATTGTTCCCAAGTATGAGGTGAATGGGGTGAAGCCTTCCATTGGCCAAAGGACCCGACTCAGCAAGGGGGACATCGCTCAGGCCCGGAAGCTCTACAAATGCCCAG CCTGTGGTGAGACCCTCCAAGACAGCACTGGCAACTTCTCCTCCCCTGAGTATCCCAATGGCTACTCTGCCCACATGCACTGTGTATGGCGTATCTCTGTCACACCGGGGGAGAAG ATTATTCTGAACTTCACATCTATGGACCTGTACCGTAGCCGCCTGTGCTGGTATGACTATGTGGAGGTGCGGGATGGCTTCTGGAGAAAGGCGCCCCTCCGAG GCCGGTTCTGTGGGGGGAAACTCCCCGAGCCCATTGTCTCCACCGACAGCCGCCTCTGGGTGGAATTCCGAAGCAGCAGCAATTGGGTTGGAAAGGGCTTCTTTGCTGTCTACGAAG CCATTTGCGGTGGTGACGTGAAAAAGGATAACGGTCACATCCAGTCACCCAATTACCCCGACGATTACCGGCCCAGCAAAGTCTGCATCTGGCGGATCCAGGTGTCTGAGGGTTTCCACGTGGGCCTCACGTTCCAGTCCTTTGAG ATCGAGCGTCACGACAGTTGTGCCTACGACTACCTGGAGGTCCGAGATGGGCACAGTGAGAGCAGCAACCTCATTGGGCGATATTGTGGGTATGAGAAGCCTGATGACATCAAAAGCACATCTAGTCGGCTCTGGCTCAAGTTCGTCTCCGATGGGTCCATTAACAAAGCTGGCTTTGCAGTCAACTTTTTCAAAG aGGTAGATGAGTGTTCAAGGCCCAACCGCGGGGGCTGTGAGCAGCGGTGCCTAAACACCCTGGGCAGCTACAAGTGCAGCTGTGACCCCGGCTATGAGCTGGCCCCAGACAAGCGTCGGTGTGAAG CTGCCTGCGGTGGATTCCTCACCAAGCTCAATGGCTCCATCACCAGCCCCGGTTGGCCCAAAGAGTACCCTCCCAACAAAAACTGCATCTGGCAGTTGGTGGCCCCCACCCAGTACCGTATCTCCCTGCAATTTGACTTCTTCGAGACTGAGGGCAATGAT GTGTGCAAGTATGATTTCGTGGAGGTGCGCAGCGGACTCACAGCCGACTCTAAACTACATGGCAAGTTCTGTGGCTCCGAGAAACCAGAGGTCATCACTTCCCAGTACAACAACATGCGTGTGGAGTTCAAGTCTGACAATACTGTGTCCAAAAAGGGCTTCAAGGCCCACTTCTTCTCAG ACAAGGATGAATGTTCCAAGGACAATGGTGGCTGCCAGCAAGACTGCGTGAACACATTTGGCAGCTACGAGTGTCAGTGTCGCAGCGGCTTTGTCCTTCACGACAACAAACATGACTGTAAGGAAG CCGGCTGTGAGCACAAAGTGACATCCACCAGTGGCACCATCACCAGCCCCAACTGGCCTGACAAGTACCCCAGCAAGAAGGAGTGTACGTGGGCTATCTCCAGCACCCCTGGGCACCGGGTGAAGCTG ACTTTTGTGGAGATGGATATTGAGTCTCAGCCTGAATGCGCTTATGACCACCTGGAGGTGTTTGATGGGCGTGATGCCAAGGCGCCAGTCCTTGGCCGATTCTGTGGCAGTAAGAAGCCTGAGCCAGTCCTGGCTACCGGCAACCGCATGTTCTTGCGCTTCTACTCAGACAACTCAGTACAGAGGAAAGGTTTCCAGGCCTCCCACTCCACAG AGTGTGGGGGCCAAGTGCGGGCAGATGTGAAGACCAAAGACCTTTATTCCCATGCCCAGTTTGGTGATAACAACTACCCCGGAGGGGTGGACTGCGAGTGGGTGATTGTGGCAGAGGAAGGCTATGGCGTGGAGTTGGTGTTCCAGACCTTCGAGGTAGAGGAGGAGACCGACTGTGGCTATGACTACATGGAGCTCTTCGACGGCTACGACAGCACAGCTCCTAGACTGGGGCGCTACTGTGGCTCTGGG CCTCCTGAGGAAGTGTACTCGGCCGGAGACTCTGTCCTGGTGAAGTTCCACTCTGATGACACCATCTCCAAGAAAGGCTTTCACCTGCGGTACACAAGcaccaagttccaggacacacTCCACAGCAGGAAGTGA